The Sulfurimonas sp. genome includes a region encoding these proteins:
- a CDS encoding fumarylacetoacetate hydrolase family protein produces MKYIKYGKENIAPSKVICIGRNYVEHIKELNNETPDSMVVFNKPNSAISESLKFISDDTRFEGEICFLMKDKKIEAVGFGLDLTKADIQNKLKQKGLPWERAKAFDGSAVLSEFVKFDGDLKDLKMELYINDKLTQHANYDLMIYKPMEMIKEIDSFMSIEDGDIIMSGTPKGVGNYKKGDLFVGKIFCGDNLLVEVKLGVE; encoded by the coding sequence ATGAAATATATTAAATACGGTAAAGAAAATATAGCACCTTCTAAAGTGATCTGCATAGGCAGAAATTACGTTGAACATATAAAAGAGTTAAACAACGAAACGCCTGATTCTATGGTCGTGTTTAATAAGCCAAATTCTGCAATAAGTGAGAGTTTAAAATTTATAAGTGATGACACTCGCTTTGAGGGTGAGATCTGCTTTTTAATGAAAGATAAAAAAATTGAAGCAGTGGGCTTCGGACTTGATTTGACAAAAGCAGATATTCAAAATAAACTAAAGCAAAAAGGTCTTCCTTGGGAGAGGGCAAAAGCTTTTGATGGCTCTGCCGTACTCAGCGAGTTTGTAAAGTTTGATGGTGATTTAAAAGACCTTAAAATGGAGTTGTATATAAACGATAAACTTACTCAGCATGCAAACTATGATCTGATGATCTATAAGCCGATGGAGATGATAAAAGAGATAGATTCGTTTATGAGTATAGAAGATGGAGATATTATAATGAGCGGGACACCAAAAGGTGTCGGCAATTATAAAAAGGGTGATCTGTTTGTAGGAAAGATCTTTTGCGGGGATAATCTTCTTGTTGAGGTAAAGTTGGGAGTTGAGTGA
- a CDS encoding cation-translocating P-type ATPase, translated as MFHTKTVEDTLSSLECTIDGLNSKEAEKRLAHYGLNAIPEAKKSTLLDIFIAQFKSPIIYVLLIAAIVSLVIKEYTDAGFIFAVLLINSFIGTYQEYSANQRADALKKVFKTYVNVLRDGKKVELLSEEITVGDIVYFESGIKVPADVRLIETSDLQVNESLLTGESIDVTKDSGYISEDEDEPIGDRKNMLYAGSMVIKGRGIGIVTAVSEHSEIGKIALLLSKSSISKPPLVMRMETFSLNIAKMIALFVVFIIIIGIYQEFSLKEIFFFSVAIAVSTIPEGLPVAITVALSVASSVMSKRNVIVRKLSAIEGLGSCTLVASDKTGTMTQNKLSVEHFVTPKKVYSSKEKIDENILLASLLCNEATINKDENDFYYLGDQVDVALAKYALDIDSSIINIKNNITPLHMLAYEPQNGYSAASYNIDGQKTDFIKGSPELIMEKSDLNEEEFETLSKQVDQWAADGFRNIAFAYKFNDESGIAKEGYKYIGFAAIIDPLREGVKEAVTTAEQAGIEVVMVTGDHPNTALFISKELGIAISKEEVMDGVAVSHWQERGAPKDEIADKRVFARVSPEQKQVIVQKFQDIGHFVAVTGDGVNDAPALKRANIGISMGKSGTDVARESSDMILTDDAFSSIVNGIEEGRIAYDNIRKVIHLLISTGFAEMVLVMLSMLFFIPIPLLPVQLLWLNLVTNGIQHIALGVEKAEPGVLQRKARDPKEPIFNSIMISRVIVGGLYMGISAFAVFYTLLHFGYAEESARNITLLLMVLFENVHVFNSRSENHSIFKIDYKKNIFLWVCVIFAQGIHIASMYIPFMQKVLNIQPVDLNTWSVLLIIALILIVVMEIEKIIRKRVLKSN; from the coding sequence ATGTTCCATACCAAAACAGTAGAAGATACACTCTCTTCTCTTGAATGTACAATAGATGGTCTAAACTCAAAAGAAGCTGAAAAACGTTTAGCCCATTATGGATTAAATGCTATACCAGAAGCAAAAAAAAGTACACTTTTAGATATCTTTATAGCACAATTTAAAAGTCCGATTATATATGTACTTTTAATAGCTGCAATAGTCTCTTTAGTTATAAAAGAGTATACGGATGCAGGTTTTATATTTGCGGTATTGCTGATTAACTCTTTTATAGGGACATATCAGGAATATAGTGCCAATCAAAGAGCTGATGCATTAAAAAAAGTATTTAAAACATACGTAAATGTTTTAAGAGATGGTAAAAAAGTTGAACTATTAAGTGAAGAGATAACAGTCGGAGATATAGTATATTTTGAATCTGGCATAAAAGTTCCTGCCGATGTCAGATTAATAGAGACAAGTGATCTTCAAGTTAACGAATCTCTTCTTACTGGTGAATCTATAGATGTTACAAAAGATTCTGGATATATATCTGAAGATGAAGATGAACCAATAGGCGATCGAAAAAATATGCTTTATGCAGGTTCAATGGTTATTAAAGGTCGCGGTATCGGTATTGTAACAGCTGTTTCCGAACATAGTGAAATCGGTAAAATAGCATTGCTGCTTTCAAAGTCAAGCATTTCAAAACCGCCTCTTGTAATGAGGATGGAAACTTTTTCGCTAAATATAGCAAAGATGATTGCACTATTTGTTGTATTTATTATCATTATCGGAATCTATCAAGAGTTTTCACTTAAAGAAATTTTCTTTTTCAGTGTGGCAATTGCAGTATCAACTATACCTGAAGGTCTGCCGGTAGCAATTACAGTAGCTCTAAGTGTTGCAAGTTCGGTTATGAGTAAGAGAAACGTTATAGTTAGAAAACTATCAGCCATAGAGGGACTTGGCTCATGTACACTTGTAGCCAGCGATAAAACCGGTACTATGACGCAAAACAAGTTAAGTGTTGAGCACTTTGTAACGCCAAAAAAAGTTTATAGCTCAAAAGAGAAAATAGATGAGAATATACTACTTGCCTCTTTATTGTGTAATGAAGCTACAATAAATAAAGATGAAAACGACTTTTATTATTTAGGCGATCAGGTTGATGTAGCTTTGGCTAAATATGCTTTAGATATAGATTCAAGTATTATAAATATAAAGAACAACATCACTCCATTGCATATGCTTGCGTATGAGCCTCAAAATGGATATTCAGCAGCTTCATATAATATAGATGGACAAAAGACAGACTTTATAAAAGGTTCACCTGAGCTTATAATGGAAAAAAGTGATCTTAATGAAGAAGAATTTGAAACTCTCTCAAAACAAGTAGACCAATGGGCGGCTGATGGTTTTAGAAATATAGCATTTGCATATAAATTTAATGATGAGAGTGGTATTGCAAAAGAGGGATATAAATATATAGGTTTTGCTGCTATTATTGATCCATTAAGAGAAGGTGTAAAAGAAGCAGTTACAACAGCTGAACAAGCCGGTATTGAAGTTGTGATGGTGACAGGTGATCATCCAAATACTGCTTTGTTTATATCTAAAGAGCTTGGGATTGCCATAAGTAAAGAAGAGGTTATGGACGGTGTGGCTGTTAGTCACTGGCAAGAAAGAGGTGCCCCAAAAGATGAAATAGCAGATAAACGTGTATTTGCCCGTGTTTCACCTGAACAAAAACAAGTAATAGTACAAAAGTTTCAAGATATTGGTCATTTTGTAGCTGTAACTGGTGACGGTGTTAATGACGCTCCAGCACTAAAAAGGGCAAACATCGGTATATCTATGGGAAAAAGCGGTACGGACGTAGCAAGAGAATCAAGTGACATGATACTAACAGATGATGCCTTTAGTTCCATTGTAAATGGTATAGAGGAAGGGCGTATAGCATACGATAATATACGTAAAGTTATACATCTGCTTATATCTACCGGTTTTGCAGAGATGGTACTTGTAATGCTCTCAATGCTTTTTTTCATACCAATACCTCTTTTGCCTGTACAACTGTTGTGGTTAAACTTAGTAACTAACGGTATTCAGCATATAGCTTTAGGAGTTGAAAAAGCTGAACCTGGCGTATTACAAAGAAAAGCCAGAGATCCAAAAGAACCTATTTTTAACTCTATTATGATAAGCCGAGTTATAGTTGGCGGACTTTATATGGGTATATCTGCTTTTGCAGTTTTTTATACACTGTTACACTTTGGTTATGCAGAAGAATCAGCTAGGAATATTACACTTCTATTAATGGTTTTATTTGAGAATGTACATGTATTTAATTCTAGAAGCGAAAATCATTCTATTTTTAAAATAGATTATAAGAAAAATATATTTTTATGGGTATGTGTTATATTTGCACAAGGTATTCATATAGCTTCAATGTATATACCTTTTATGCAAAAAGTATTAAATATTCAACCTGTAGATCTAAATACATGGTCTGTACTTCTTATCATAGCACTTATACTAATAGTCGTTATGGAGATAGAAAAAATTATAAGAAAGAGAGTATTAAAAAGTAATTGA
- the gatA gene encoding Asp-tRNA(Asn)/Glu-tRNA(Gln) amidotransferase subunit GatA: MITLKEALKLNKEELTKLKEELKTKIEANSDLNAYISVENVGDGVPVAIKDNIQVKNWSVTSGSNILQGYIAPYNATVIEKMLKAGLSPFGRTNMDEFAMGSTTESSFYGKTLNPINKDHVPGGSSGGSAAAVAAGLAVAALGSDTGGSIRQPASFCGIVGMKPTYGRVSRYGLGAYASSLDQIGPMTQNVEDAAILYDIISGHDEKDSTSAPKDDKVSDKLNPERKLKIAVLPKHVENASTDVKNAYEKAIAALENAGHEIVNYELMDAKFDISAYYITATAEAATNLARYDGIRYGNRVEGKNLQDTFIQTRSQGFGDEVKRRIMLGNFVLSSGYYEAYYVKAQKARHMIKDQYEKIFEDMDLILSPIAPGIAPKFGELSNPMDMYLSDLYSISVNLAGLPAISLPISKSDNGMPVGLQLIANSYNEQTLFDGALSLEKEINF, translated from the coding sequence GTGATTACGTTAAAAGAAGCACTAAAATTAAACAAAGAAGAATTAACAAAACTAAAAGAAGAATTAAAAACAAAAATAGAAGCAAATTCAGATCTAAACGCTTATATAAGTGTTGAAAATGTCGGTGATGGTGTACCTGTAGCTATTAAAGACAATATTCAAGTAAAAAACTGGTCTGTAACATCTGGTTCAAATATACTTCAAGGCTATATTGCACCGTATAATGCTACTGTTATTGAGAAGATGCTTAAAGCCGGTCTTAGTCCATTTGGTCGTACAAATATGGATGAATTTGCTATGGGTTCTACTACAGAATCAAGTTTTTACGGTAAAACACTAAATCCTATAAATAAAGACCATGTTCCTGGTGGAAGTTCAGGAGGAAGTGCTGCTGCTGTTGCTGCTGGACTTGCCGTGGCTGCACTTGGAAGCGATACAGGTGGGTCAATCCGTCAACCAGCTTCATTTTGTGGAATTGTTGGTATGAAACCAACATATGGACGTGTAAGCCGTTACGGTTTAGGCGCTTATGCATCAAGCCTTGATCAAATCGGTCCTATGACACAAAACGTTGAAGATGCTGCGATACTTTATGACATCATAAGTGGACATGACGAAAAAGATTCAACTTCTGCTCCAAAAGATGATAAAGTTTCTGATAAACTAAATCCAGAAAGAAAACTAAAAATTGCCGTCTTACCTAAGCATGTTGAAAATGCAAGTACCGATGTTAAAAATGCGTATGAAAAAGCTATAGCAGCTTTAGAGAATGCAGGTCATGAGATAGTAAACTACGAGCTTATGGATGCAAAATTTGACATATCAGCTTATTACATCACTGCAACTGCGGAGGCTGCTACAAACCTTGCCCGTTATGACGGTATACGTTATGGTAACCGTGTAGAAGGTAAAAATCTTCAAGACACTTTTATTCAAACAAGAAGTCAAGGTTTTGGTGATGAAGTTAAACGCCGTATTATGCTTGGAAACTTCGTATTAAGCAGTGGTTATTATGAAGCTTATTATGTGAAAGCACAAAAAGCAAGACATATGATCAAAGATCAGTATGAAAAGATTTTTGAGGATATGGACCTTATCTTATCACCTATTGCACCGGGAATTGCGCCAAAATTCGGTGAACTCTCAAACCCGATGGATATGTACCTTAGTGACCTTTACTCTATCAGTGTTAACCTTGCAGGTCTTCCTGCAATTTCACTTCCTATCAGTAAAAGTGACAACGGTATGCCAGTTGGATTACAACTGATAGCAAATTCTTATAATGAACAGACACTATTTGACGGTGCACTTAGTTTAGAAAAAGAGATAAACTTCTAA
- a CDS encoding response regulator transcription factor, producing the protein MNDLKKLAKEAQAFSVLFAEDNTKLRNNVAKLLNKFFSNVDIAENGKTALELFKKNSYDIVITDIIMPEMNGMELAKYIKDLNTHAKVIIMSAFDDREYLMNSIELKVFRFLKKPVGIYEFADVINDAITELKEEQNANVFNTNLKNVFNYQSSIVLMLKDFKPIMANQMFLDFFGVDDLENFFQKHKDLGNVFLKHDGFLYQTEDKNWFDEIRENTKEMHNVKLFDKNKKFKHFILKYTEIPDQESYGILSFDDVTDLKLLDLYDASQIDNQENLENEKAMFDLLNILHRNYATVEVHNYYKGLSITNDGTITEINDKKITLKTKFSQIRAIQYEKKTILVSDSLPYAIEAKSVERISYDKQEVVLSDLKFIQTSAVDRKTVRIVPDEKQSISLFLGENKFHTDITIDDISLEAIKLSMYTIPAGLEEGDEVWLNIVLEFDKKPFIINTSAKLLHKDARKNDYHLIFAFEDLNKSELTKYITKRQMAIIREFKGIKDE; encoded by the coding sequence ATGAATGATCTAAAAAAGCTAGCCAAAGAGGCTCAAGCTTTTAGTGTTTTATTTGCTGAAGACAACACTAAACTCAGAAATAATGTTGCCAAACTTTTAAATAAATTTTTCTCCAACGTCGATATTGCAGAGAACGGTAAAACTGCATTAGAACTTTTTAAAAAAAACTCATACGATATTGTTATAACTGATATTATCATGCCTGAAATGAATGGTATGGAGCTTGCCAAATATATAAAAGACCTTAACACCCATGCAAAAGTAATCATCATGTCTGCTTTTGATGACAGAGAATACCTTATGAACTCAATCGAACTTAAAGTATTCAGATTTTTAAAAAAGCCAGTAGGCATATATGAGTTTGCAGATGTTATTAATGATGCCATTACAGAGCTAAAAGAAGAACAAAATGCCAATGTTTTCAATACAAATTTAAAAAATGTATTTAACTACCAATCATCTATAGTTTTAATGTTAAAAGATTTTAAACCTATTATGGCAAATCAAATGTTTTTAGACTTTTTTGGTGTTGACGACCTTGAAAATTTTTTTCAAAAGCACAAGGACTTGGGCAACGTATTTTTAAAACATGATGGATTTTTATATCAAACTGAAGATAAAAACTGGTTTGATGAGATTCGTGAAAATACAAAAGAGATGCATAATGTTAAACTTTTTGACAAAAACAAGAAATTTAAACACTTTATACTAAAATATACGGAGATTCCAGATCAGGAATCATATGGGATTTTATCTTTTGATGATGTGACAGACTTAAAACTATTAGACCTATATGATGCTTCTCAAATAGACAATCAAGAAAATTTAGAAAATGAAAAAGCTATGTTTGATCTTTTAAACATCTTACATAGAAACTATGCCACAGTAGAAGTCCATAACTACTATAAAGGCTTAAGCATAACCAACGATGGTACGATAACTGAAATAAACGATAAGAAAATAACATTAAAAACAAAATTCAGTCAAATAAGAGCTATCCAGTATGAAAAAAAAACAATTCTTGTCTCTGACTCATTACCATATGCCATAGAAGCCAAAAGTGTAGAAAGAATCAGTTATGATAAACAAGAAGTTGTCCTTAGTGATTTAAAATTCATTCAAACATCTGCAGTTGATAGAAAAACTGTAAGAATAGTTCCAGATGAGAAGCAATCAATTTCACTATTTCTGGGAGAAAACAAATTTCATACCGATATAACTATAGACGACATATCTTTAGAAGCTATAAAACTCAGTATGTACACTATTCCTGCAGGACTTGAAGAGGGTGATGAAGTTTGGCTGAATATTGTCTTGGAATTTGATAAAAAACCGTTTATTATAAATACCTCTGCAAAACTACTGCATAAAGATGCACGAAAAAATGACTATCACCTTATCTTTGCATTTGAAGATCTAAATAAAAGTGAATTGACTAAATACATAACAAAAAGACAAATGGCAATAATCAGAGAATTTAAGGGGATTAAAGATGAATGA
- a CDS encoding MBL fold metallo-hydrolase, whose protein sequence is MNDNKEKILYDDGTHKCVMFSFDDEELGDSFLSVNQYLIIQKDSAVLVDPGSEAIFDELYDAVSRYIDVQKIKFVFLSHQDPDVSGSITQWAMSTKAKFVLSSLWVRFMSHYGFLEMTRIIPLNDKGAKLNFGADYLEFVPAHFLHSPGNFSLYDSRSKILFSGDIGAAIVTSMGEYKKVEDFDSHVKYLEAFHKRYMGSNKLCRAWVNRVKALELSKIAPQHGFVFEDENSEKFLDWLENLECGSDLIDDLF, encoded by the coding sequence ATGAATGACAATAAAGAAAAAATATTATATGATGATGGTACACATAAATGTGTGATGTTTAGTTTTGATGATGAAGAGCTTGGGGATTCTTTCTTATCTGTAAATCAATATTTGATTATTCAAAAAGATTCTGCAGTGTTAGTAGATCCTGGAAGTGAAGCTATATTTGACGAGCTGTATGATGCAGTAAGCAGATATATAGATGTGCAGAAAATTAAATTTGTTTTCCTCTCACACCAAGATCCTGATGTATCAGGTTCAATAACTCAGTGGGCTATGAGCACAAAAGCAAAATTTGTGTTATCAAGCTTATGGGTTAGATTTATGAGCCATTACGGCTTTTTGGAAATGACCAGAATCATACCGCTTAATGATAAAGGAGCAAAACTAAACTTCGGAGCAGATTATTTGGAGTTTGTTCCTGCTCATTTTCTACATTCGCCTGGTAACTTTTCACTTTATGACTCAAGATCTAAAATTTTATTCTCAGGTGATATAGGAGCAGCAATAGTAACTTCTATGGGTGAGTATAAAAAAGTTGAAGATTTTGATTCACATGTAAAATATTTGGAAGCGTTTCATAAAAGGTATATGGGTTCAAATAAACTTTGTCGTGCATGGGTAAACAGAGTCAAAGCTCTTGAACTCTCAAAAATTGCACCGCAACATGGATTTGTATTTGAAGATGAAAACTCTGAAAAATTTTTAGACTGGCTTGAAAACCTTGAATGTGGAAGTGATCTGATAGATGATCTTTTCTAA
- a CDS encoding PAS domain-containing protein, translating to MNIFDTKELQKSVILYISLAMLTLLLSSIFTISFAHKQYIEEKEKEYKNKIDVNIQDAINYIIKHYYYRVRSLSETANIRSYILNNDRDGLYKVLYPMFKLMQEENSYLKIMHVHLADGRSFLRVHKPDDYGDNIAQTRAMIRNIHKSHKTTTGYETGRHDSVYRIISPIFDTNGTYIGAIEIGIEPTFLIEAIKNISDSFGVLFIKEDELKIFSSSDENEKFKKLYNQFKPIDFNDHKHYDIDGQDYMTHFIILKNFSDEDSVKIITFQKKDNIFSSFFYTYYLRYLLILSLFFVIVFMVIKQVRKYQESVEDIYNQQVDELTKSKTNLQDLFDTTPDILITINSKTIKNANKAMLEFFGYNTLEDFLSEHNCICDYFEEVYECLEESVHGLKWFEYIKQNNHKVHKVSMTKNGKKYFFDIKSKKLSYDTDNTHLVVFTDITEIELSRERYIFALNATNDGLWDLNLVNNELYLSNNWKKQLGYNPDELESSQEVWKELLHPDDKDKVINNFQSNIKGQTDTYECVYRLKHKDGHWVWILDRGKTLFDHNEIAIRAIGTHTDITKVKQLEKDLKGQKYIFELFMDHIPAYVVIKDIDQEYVYANLLSKHFFDNENHQIEGGENFFDEETINKIKSMDDIAYEKGKCEDILKIPKANIDRYYRVIKFSIKNNESKKRIATIAFDITEDYNNKLELKEQQNIMISQSRQAALGEMISMIAHQWRQPISIISMEASNMLADIEFDNLNNILSKEYANNIMYQTQELSHTIDDFRNFFKPVKIREKVKLENIFFNVMKIIGKSLENNSINVVMEIDNTIELYTYSRELMQVIINLIKNAKDSLVEHNKENPTIKILTKKEKNIITISICDNGSGIDEKNKEKIFEPYFSTKDQKDATGLGLYMSKTIIERHLNGKISANNTEKGICFCIIIPDDLD from the coding sequence ATGAATATTTTTGATACGAAAGAGTTACAAAAAAGTGTAATTTTATATATATCATTAGCAATGCTGACTCTTTTGCTATCAAGCATATTCACTATAAGTTTTGCACACAAACAATATATAGAAGAAAAAGAGAAAGAATATAAAAACAAGATCGATGTTAATATACAAGATGCTATCAATTATATTATAAAGCACTACTACTATAGGGTTAGAAGTTTATCTGAAACGGCAAATATCAGAAGTTACATTTTAAATAATGATAGAGATGGTTTATATAAAGTCTTGTACCCTATGTTTAAACTTATGCAGGAAGAGAACTCATACCTAAAAATCATGCATGTTCATTTAGCAGATGGCAGATCATTTTTAAGGGTACATAAACCGGATGACTATGGTGACAATATAGCACAAACAAGAGCTATGATAAGAAATATTCATAAAAGCCATAAAACTACAACAGGTTATGAAACAGGCAGACATGATAGTGTATACAGAATCATAAGTCCCATTTTTGATACAAACGGAACTTATATAGGGGCAATAGAAATTGGTATTGAACCGACCTTTTTAATTGAAGCTATAAAAAATATCAGTGATTCTTTTGGAGTACTTTTCATTAAAGAAGATGAGCTTAAAATTTTTTCATCTTCAGATGAAAATGAGAAGTTTAAAAAACTATATAATCAATTCAAACCGATAGACTTCAATGATCATAAACACTACGATATAGATGGTCAAGACTACATGACACACTTTATAATTTTAAAAAACTTTTCCGATGAAGACAGTGTAAAGATCATTACATTTCAAAAAAAAGATAATATTTTTTCATCTTTTTTTTATACCTATTATTTAAGATACTTACTTATTTTAAGTCTATTTTTTGTCATTGTTTTTATGGTAATTAAACAAGTCAGAAAGTATCAAGAAAGTGTTGAAGATATTTACAATCAGCAAGTTGATGAATTAACTAAGAGTAAAACTAACCTCCAAGATTTGTTTGATACTACACCTGATATTTTGATAACAATAAACTCTAAAACAATAAAGAATGCAAACAAAGCTATGCTGGAGTTTTTCGGTTATAACACACTTGAAGACTTTCTAAGTGAGCATAATTGTATATGTGATTATTTTGAAGAAGTTTATGAGTGTCTTGAAGAGAGTGTACATGGGCTGAAGTGGTTTGAATATATAAAACAAAATAACCATAAAGTACATAAAGTATCGATGACAAAAAACGGAAAAAAGTATTTTTTTGATATAAAATCTAAAAAACTATCTTACGATACAGACAATACACACTTGGTAGTATTTACAGATATAACAGAAATAGAGCTCTCAAGAGAAAGATATATATTTGCATTAAATGCTACTAATGATGGTTTATGGGACTTAAACCTAGTAAATAATGAACTATATTTATCAAACAACTGGAAAAAACAACTTGGATATAATCCTGATGAACTAGAAAGTTCACAAGAAGTCTGGAAAGAACTTCTACATCCTGATGATAAAGATAAAGTAATAAATAATTTTCAAAGTAATATAAAAGGGCAAACTGATACTTATGAATGTGTATACAGACTAAAACATAAAGACGGACACTGGGTATGGATTTTAGACAGAGGGAAAACTTTGTTCGATCACAATGAAATAGCGATTCGTGCTATAGGTACACATACAGATATTACAAAAGTGAAACAATTAGAAAAAGATTTAAAGGGTCAAAAATACATATTTGAACTTTTTATGGATCATATCCCTGCCTATGTAGTTATAAAAGATATAGATCAAGAGTATGTATATGCAAACTTACTAAGCAAACATTTTTTTGATAATGAAAACCATCAAATTGAAGGGGGAGAGAACTTTTTTGATGAAGAAACTATAAATAAAATTAAATCTATGGATGATATAGCTTATGAAAAAGGCAAGTGTGAAGATATTCTTAAAATTCCTAAAGCAAATATTGACAGATATTATAGAGTAATTAAGTTCTCTATAAAAAATAATGAATCCAAAAAGCGTATAGCAACAATAGCTTTTGATATTACGGAAGATTACAATAACAAACTGGAACTTAAAGAACAGCAAAATATTATGATCTCACAGTCACGTCAAGCTGCTTTAGGAGAGATGATCAGCATGATAGCCCACCAGTGGAGACAGCCAATCAGCATTATCTCTATGGAAGCGAGTAATATGCTTGCAGATATTGAATTTGACAACCTAAACAATATATTATCAAAAGAGTATGCAAACAATATCATGTACCAAACTCAAGAACTCTCACATACTATAGATGATTTTAGAAACTTTTTTAAGCCTGTAAAAATACGTGAAAAAGTGAAACTGGAAAACATATTTTTTAATGTAATGAAGATCATTGGAAAGTCTTTGGAAAACAATAGTATTAACGTAGTAATGGAGATTGACAACACTATAGAGTTATATACTTATTCAAGAGAGCTCATGCAGGTTATTATAAACCTAATTAAAAATGCTAAAGACTCTCTTGTTGAACACAATAAAGAAAATCCAACGATAAAAATTTTAACAAAAAAAGAAAAAAATATTATCACAATAAGTATATGCGATAACGGTTCAGGAATAGATGAAAAAAATAAAGAGAAGATCTTTGAACCCTATTTTAGTACAAAAGATCAAAAAGATGCAACAGGACTTGGACTTTACATGAGTAAAACAATTATTGAAAGACATCTAAATGGAAAAATATCTGCAAATAATACTGAAAAAGGTATATGTTTTTGCATAATAATTCCTGATGACCTAGACTAA
- a CDS encoding YbfB/YjiJ family MFS transporter: MFDRNKNFNILLAGILSIVVGVGVARFAFTTLLPPMLEDFLSVTNAGLFASVNYAGYLSGAVFSIFMKDINVKVRFFRIGMILSVLTTLVLATTTNEILWFISRIIAGFGSAMVLIVGGAIVMVKINYEDKTKAMGIHFTGIGIAITSTELISQYVLKSSTWSGAWMVLSVLAFILSFYVIYILSFDKELKKEAPKHKVSKSMFTPYVIFLILAYFTAGVGFVVQATFFPDIINSLDGLEGSGSLGWLIVGIAGIPSAIFWMWLAHKYNSVDIIIVTFVLQVIGILIPTFTNDIYMNLLSGALYGSTFIAHVALFMHYGGTLAGGNPVMFMGAMTAAYGIGQVGAPLYSVALFEMYGNYNASLYVTAFIVSLGIVFLLSAKRVGKIKN; the protein is encoded by the coding sequence ATGTTTGACAGAAATAAAAACTTTAATATATTACTTGCCGGAATACTCAGCATAGTAGTAGGGGTCGGTGTGGCAAGATTTGCATTCACTACGCTTCTGCCACCTATGTTAGAAGATTTTTTAAGTGTTACAAATGCCGGACTTTTTGCATCTGTTAATTATGCAGGTTATTTAAGCGGTGCAGTTTTTAGTATATTTATGAAAGATATAAACGTTAAAGTAAGGTTTTTTAGAATAGGTATGATTTTAAGTGTATTAACCACTCTCGTATTGGCTACAACTACGAATGAGATACTTTGGTTTATATCACGTATTATCGCAGGGTTTGGTTCGGCTATGGTACTAATTGTTGGCGGTGCTATAGTTATGGTTAAAATCAACTACGAAGATAAAACAAAAGCAATGGGTATACATTTCACAGGTATAGGTATAGCGATTACTTCAACAGAGTTAATAAGTCAGTATGTACTTAAAAGCTCTACATGGAGTGGTGCGTGGATGGTATTGAGTGTACTTGCTTTTATACTTTCTTTTTATGTAATTTATATTCTCTCTTTTGATAAAGAATTGAAAAAGGAGGCTCCAAAACATAAAGTTTCAAAATCTATGTTTACACCGTATGTGATCTTTTTGATACTAGCTTATTTTACTGCAGGTGTTGGTTTTGTAGTTCAGGCTACTTTTTTCCCTGATATTATAAATTCATTAGATGGACTTGAAGGTTCAGGTAGTTTAGGCTGGTTAATAGTAGGAATTGCTGGTATACCATCGGCAATTTTTTGGATGTGGCTTGCTCATAAGTATAACAGTGTAGATATTATTATAGTGACTTTTGTTCTTCAGGTTATAGGTATACTTATTCCAACTTTTACAAATGATATATATATGAATCTTCTAAGTGGTGCATTATACGGAAGTACTTTTATAGCTCACGTCGCTCTTTTTATGCATTACGGAGGAACTTTAGCAGGTGGAAATCCAGTTATGTTTATGGGTGCTATGACGGCAGCATATGGTATTGGACAGGTTGGTGCACCACTATATAGTGTAGCTTTATTTGAAATGTACGGAAATTACAATGCTTCGTTATATGTGACAGCTTTTATAGTATCGCTCGGTATAGTATTTTTGCTAAGTGCTAAAAGGGTAGGTAAGATAAAAAATTAG